One Aquarana catesbeiana isolate 2022-GZ linkage group LG06, ASM4218655v1, whole genome shotgun sequence genomic region harbors:
- the LOC141147488 gene encoding olfactory receptor 7C1-like: MGNQTSQTEFILLGLSDLTDSQIPVFLLILLIYLATLAGNLLIIFLVVSDFHLQTPMYFFLGNLSVLDIFNSSISVSHFSFDIFTGNRLISYPTCITQVFLFTWFASTESSILTAMSYDRYVAICHPLRYTTMINVHLCVQIASFFWVFRCVCCLVHALCALRLSFPEATTIPGLFCELYQLIQLSCSDTFLNYLILYFESVSIGITSFLITFLSYVYIFKTILRIKVMDGRRKAYSTCSSHLTVVFIFYGAGLFNYFQLKTENFLVGRLISVFYTVFTPLLNPIIYALRNSDLMGALQKTLSRKGFKP; this comes from the coding sequence ATGGGAAACCAAACTTCTCAGACTGAATTCATTTTGCTTGGCCTGTCAGACCTCACAGATTCTCAGATCCCGGTATTTCTGCTGATCCTCCTCATCTATCTGGCCACACTGGCTGGAAACCTTCTCATCATTTTCCTGGTGGTCTCGGACTTTCACCTTCAGACCCCAATGTACTTTTTCTTGGGAAACCTCTCGGTTTTAGACATCTTCAACTCCTCGATTTCAGTATCTCATTTTTCTTTTGACATCTTTACCGGAAACAGGCTGATTTCATACCCAACCTGCATCACCCAGGTCTTCCTCTTCACCTGGTTTGCCAGCACTGAGTCCTCCATACTTACAGCGATGTCCTATGATCGCTATGTTGCCATCTGTCACCCGTTGCGTTACACAACCATGATAAACGTTCACTTGTGTGTTCAGATAGCGTCTTTTTTCTGGGTCTTCAGATGTGTTTGTTGCCTGGTACATGCACTTTGTGCGCTAAGATTGTCCTTCCCTGAAGCCACCACCATCCCGGGCTTGTTCTGTGAATTGTATCAATTGATTCAATTGTCATGTTCCGACACTTTCctcaattatttaattttatattttgaatCTGTAAGCATTGGAATCACTAGCTTTCTCATTACTTTCCTCTCCTATGTCTACATTTTCAAAACCATCCTGAGAATTAAAGTGATGGATGGAAGACGGAAAGCTTACTCCACCTGCAGTTCCCATCTCACGGTGGTCTTCATCTTTTATGGGGCTGGTCTTTTCAACTACTTTCAACTCAAAACTGAGAACTTTCTTGTAGGCAGACTGATTTCTGTGTTTTATACAGTTTTCACCCCTCTCCTAAACCCGATTATATATGCCCTGAGAAACAGTGACCTGATGGGAGCTCTTCAGAAAACCCTGTCCAGAAAGGGCTTCAAGCCATGA